The Helicobacter canis genomic sequence CTAGGTGGCGCAGAGCCACAGCCTGCAAGCAGCACCAGCGCGATACAATAGCCCATAAGTCTTTGCATATCAGCCCTTTTGTGTGGATTCTAGGTGGGGGTCTTGTGTGGTATTATGGGCAGATGATTCTTGCAGAGCAAGTCTCCCGCCTAGTGCCTTATACAGCATAATCGCCGCTGCAAGCTGCGCGAATTTTGCTTCATCTGTGCTAGATTGCGCGCTTAAAAGGGCATTATAGCTTGTGAGATAGCTTGCTTCATCAAGCAGCCCTAGCTCATAGCGAGATTGCGCCACAAGCCATACTTCTTGCGAAGTGGAGAGCATTTGCTCTTTTGCCTGCAAGGAGCTTTGGGCGGTATTGACTTGTGTGATAGCGTTTTCTATCTCGCCAAGCGCGGTGCGTAAGGTGGATTCTAAGGCATAGAGAGCTTGCTTGACGCTTTCTTTTTGGATCTTGTAGTCTTTGGTTAGGGCGGAGCGATTGATGAGCGGAGAGGCAAGCGAGCCTGTGATATTCCAGATCAAATCCCCCACTCCACGCGAAGAGAAGAGGATCTGCCCCAAGCTTCCGCCAAGATTTAGCGTGGGGAAAAGGGCGGCTTTTTTGGAGTTTTTTAGCATAACTTGGGCGTTTAGACTAGCGATACTTGCACGCACATCATCGCGGGAGAGCAAGATCTCTCTAGGCAGGGCGTCTATGGCAGGCAGGCGCGGGCTAGGAAGTGTGAGACTAGGGAGCGTGGAGCTAGAATCCACTTTTTCTAAAGAAGCTATGCTTTGCGATTTTTCAACATTGTTTGAAAAAGTGGATTCTAGGGGGCGTGATTGTAAAGATGTGGCATTAGATTCTAGGCTCTTGCGTGCTGCGGCGTGGTGTGTGGGGGCTTGTGCAGGCTGCGGGCGTTCTAGGATTTGTGCTAGGATTTGTGGGTCGCTTAGATTGAGCAAGATTATCAGGGCGTTTTTCATCTGCTCTTGTTCAAGAAGTAGAGAGCTATGTGTGCTTTGGGCTTGGCTTAGGGCAGCTAGCGTGTCATTTATCGCGCTTATATCTACTAGCCCAAGCTCGTGTTTATCGCGCAGAGTGGCTAGGATTTTGCTGTGATTTTGGACAATTTGGGCTTGTATAAGGGCTGCATTACGCAAGCGCATATAGGCATAATAATCACTCGCCACTTCGCCAATCAAGCTTACTTGCGCGACAGAGAGATTAGAGAGCGTGGCTAGATAGTCGTATTTTTTGGACTTTCTTAGCATATTAAGCTTGCCAAAGAGATCTAGCTCCCACGATAGAGAGAGATTGCCATTTAGGGTGTTTTGATTGATATTGATTTGATAGCGGTTGTAGTTGCCCGAGCTGTAGTTGTAGCCCATATTGATAGAGAGCTTTGGGAGCATATTGGCACTTGCTAGCCCGAGTGCCTCGCGTGCTTGGGCGATTTGGGAGGTTAGGGTCAAAAGGTTGGTGTTGTTTGCTAGGGCGATTTCTAGCAAAGCCTGCAAGCTTTCATCATCAATAAGTGTGAGCAGAGATTGCGCAAAATCAAGCGTGCTTGATGGGGTAAAAGTGGATTCTAGGCTAGAATCCACTTTTTTGCTAAAGGTAGTGGGGAGAGAGATGGACTCTAGCACCCTCTCTTCTGTATAGGGCTTGGAGCAGCTAAGGAGCGCGAGCATACATATACAGCCTATACTTGCACAGCCTATAAGCCTTGATCGCGCTATCACTATGCCCGCCTACTGCCTAATATCCGCCTAATGCCCTTGCTTAGGCAAACTCTTTAAGCAAGAGCTTTTGCGTATCCATTACACCTATGCCTTTATCAAGCACTTTTATGGCGATTTCTTGTGCTTCTTTGAGTGAGTGCATAGCATAGGTGCCGCATTGGTATTTGTTTGCTTCTGGGATTGTATCCACGCGCAAAATATCGCGCATACTCGCCTCCCACGCGTTTAATACATCATAGCTGCAAGGCTCTCCAATCACACTCATATAAAATCCTGTGCGGCAGCCCATAGGCGAAATATCGATGATCTCGGCATTTTTGCCATTGAGATGATCGCGCATAAATCCGGCAAAGAGATGCTCTAGCGTGTGGATACCTCTTTCACTAAGAATGTCTTCATTAGGCACGCAAAAGCGCAGGTCAAAGACAGAGATCACATCGCCCTTAGGTGTCTGCATAGTTTTAGCAAGCCGCACCGCAGGGGCTGGCATAATGGTATGATCGACTTTAAAGCTATCGAGTAGTGGCATAAAAATCCTTATAATTGGGATAGGGCGTGATTATAGCAGTATTTCTATGAAGTCAATGTGAAGAGTCTATAAGCAAGCACAAAAAGCAAGCACAAAGGCTGGTTTTTTTATAATGGAGTAACAAATGAGAATCTTAAGGGGTGTATATGCGATCTACAATGCTGTTTGCCACGAGTCTTGCTACACTCTTGATGGTAGCTGTGCCGCTATGTGCTGATACTCGTAGCAAACGCGATGAGACAAAAACGGAGACAAAAACGATCGTGGATTCTAGTGGGGCTTTGGATTCTACTAAAGAGCTAGAATCTAGCCCAAGCGATAAGGCAGAGCGTGTATATAAGCTCTCTCCTGTTTATGCCACTGCGGTGCGCACCCCTATCCAAAGCACACAAACCCTAGAGGGCAAAGATGCTTTGCTGCATTCTGGTGATATTGCGAAGTCGTTGCTGTATGTGCCGGGCTTTTCTACAATGCGCAAGGGAGGGCTAGGCTCTGAGGTGATCTTCCGCTCTCAAGGGGCTGGGAGAGTGCCTATCTCACTTGATGGCAGCAATCTGCACGGCGCGTGTGGTGGGAGGATGGATACAACTGCCACTTATATCTTCCCTGAAAATTACCACCGCATTTTGCTTATCAAAGGTCCCCAAGATGTGCGCTTTGGTGCGCTTGTATCTGGCGGTGTTGTGTTTATGCGCGATATTACAGCCCTAAGTGCCAACACCTTGCAGGCTGATACAAGTATGCTAGCAGGTAGCTTTAATCGCCTAGATCTGCACGCAAGCGCACTAGCAGGGGGCAAATACGGCTCTTTGCAGGCGATCGCAAGTCATTATGAGAGTGGGGATTATCGCACGGGGAGTGCTAGCTCTCACAAGCTTGGGGCTAGCACGCATACAGCCTATAAGCGAGAGTCTGCTAGTCTAATTGCTACTTTCACGCCCAGCAAATACACAGGCATAGAGCTTGATATGGATATAGGCAGGGGATTTTCCTCCTACCAAGATAGATCAATGGATGCACGCACCTTTGATCGCCTATCTTTTAGCCTAAAAGCCCAGCACGAATTCCAAAATGACATTATAAAAAAGCTTGATCTCCGCGCCTCGTGGCATAGAGTCGATCATATTATGGATAATTTCTCTCATAGGCAAGTGATTGATGGAGTCTATAAGCTCAATAATCCACAGCGCACCAATGCCAACGCCCGCGCCGAGCTTACACTCTATCCAAGCCAAGCTCTCACGCTCTATCTAGGCACAAGCTATGCCTATGATGATCATAAAATGCGCTCTTCTGGTGATGTTAATTCTACTGCTGCGGCTAATGCTATTTTGTCTGCAAGCTATAAGCCAAATTTCCACTTCAACTATGCTTCTATCTTTGCTCAAGGCTCTTATGCGCAGCTAAATTCTGCTTCTAGTGTGTATTTTGGCGCGAGGTATGACTATGCGCAAGCCTATCAAGCGAGCAATGCACAAGTAGCAAGCGATCATCTAGGTAGCGGCTTTGTGCGCTATCAATACCAAAAAGATGGATTCTCATATCTTGTGGGGCTAGGCAGCGCGCAAAGAAGCGCGGATTTTTGGGAGCGGGGGAAAATGGGCGGTATGAGTCTAGCTCCAGAGACCAACCTCCAGCTAGATATTGCTGCTTTGTATCAGGTAGATTCTTTGTATATACAAGCCTCTGTGTATAGTGCGTATATGTGGGATTATATCGCTTTGCACTATGGCACAAATACAAGCGCGTTTAATACCAACGCCCTGCTAGCAGGCGCAGAGCTTCAAGCAAAGTATGGGCTATTTGACTTCCTCTATATGTCTGGCTCACTTGCCTACACCTATGGGCAAAATCTCACGACCAAATCCGGGCTACTAGCAGGCGCACCGCTACCCCAAGTAGCTCCACTGCAAGCACAAGTGTCTTTGTGGCTTGAATATAGAGGGTTTTTGGCGCGGGCAGATGTCTTTGCCAATGCCGCACAAAGCCGCTATGCTAAAGACTATGGCAATGTGATTGGCAAGGATTTTGGGGCGAGCTTGGGCTTTGCTACTTTAAGCATTTATGGTGGCTATAAGCGCAAGAATTTTAGCCTGCTTTGTGGGATTGAGAATCTAACTAATACGCTATATAGCTATCATCTCTCTAAAGCTGGCGTGATGATAGACGATCTAGCCCCTGTGAGTAGGATTTATGAGCCCGGACGAAGTTATTATGTCAAGCTTACGCTTGGATTCTAAAAAAGTGGATTCTAGGGGGT encodes the following:
- a CDS encoding TolC family protein, giving the protein MIARSRLIGCASIGCICMLALLSCSKPYTEERVLESISLPTTFSKKVDSSLESTFTPSSTLDFAQSLLTLIDDESLQALLEIALANNTNLLTLTSQIAQAREALGLASANMLPKLSINMGYNYSSGNYNRYQININQNTLNGNLSLSWELDLFGKLNMLRKSKKYDYLATLSNLSVAQVSLIGEVASDYYAYMRLRNAALIQAQIVQNHSKILATLRDKHELGLVDISAINDTLAALSQAQSTHSSLLLEQEQMKNALIILLNLSDPQILAQILERPQPAQAPTHHAAARKSLESNATSLQSRPLESTFSNNVEKSQSIASLEKVDSSSTLPSLTLPSPRLPAIDALPREILLSRDDVRASIASLNAQVMLKNSKKAALFPTLNLGGSLGQILFSSRGVGDLIWNITGSLASPLINRSALTKDYKIQKESVKQALYALESTLRTALGEIENAITQVNTAQSSLQAKEQMLSTSQEVWLVAQSRYELGLLDEASYLTSYNALLSAQSSTDEAKFAQLAAAIMLYKALGGRLALQESSAHNTTQDPHLESTQKG
- the luxS gene encoding S-ribosylhomocysteine lyase, with product MPLLDSFKVDHTIMPAPAVRLAKTMQTPKGDVISVFDLRFCVPNEDILSERGIHTLEHLFAGFMRDHLNGKNAEIIDISPMGCRTGFYMSVIGEPCSYDVLNAWEASMRDILRVDTIPEANKYQCGTYAMHSLKEAQEIAIKVLDKGIGVMDTQKLLLKEFA
- a CDS encoding TonB-dependent receptor plug domain-containing protein — its product is MRSTMLFATSLATLLMVAVPLCADTRSKRDETKTETKTIVDSSGALDSTKELESSPSDKAERVYKLSPVYATAVRTPIQSTQTLEGKDALLHSGDIAKSLLYVPGFSTMRKGGLGSEVIFRSQGAGRVPISLDGSNLHGACGGRMDTTATYIFPENYHRILLIKGPQDVRFGALVSGGVVFMRDITALSANTLQADTSMLAGSFNRLDLHASALAGGKYGSLQAIASHYESGDYRTGSASSHKLGASTHTAYKRESASLIATFTPSKYTGIELDMDIGRGFSSYQDRSMDARTFDRLSFSLKAQHEFQNDIIKKLDLRASWHRVDHIMDNFSHRQVIDGVYKLNNPQRTNANARAELTLYPSQALTLYLGTSYAYDDHKMRSSGDVNSTAAANAILSASYKPNFHFNYASIFAQGSYAQLNSASSVYFGARYDYAQAYQASNAQVASDHLGSGFVRYQYQKDGFSYLVGLGSAQRSADFWERGKMGGMSLAPETNLQLDIAALYQVDSLYIQASVYSAYMWDYIALHYGTNTSAFNTNALLAGAELQAKYGLFDFLYMSGSLAYTYGQNLTTKSGLLAGAPLPQVAPLQAQVSLWLEYRGFLARADVFANAAQSRYAKDYGNVIGKDFGASLGFATLSIYGGYKRKNFSLLCGIENLTNTLYSYHLSKAGVMIDDLAPVSRIYEPGRSYYVKLTLGF